The Heliorestis convoluta genome includes the window TGGGCTGTTGTCTCTACAGCTGTGCAATTTCACAACTGGCTCGGCAAAGCCTACTTCTTACCAGTACGTCCTTTTCATCGACGCATGGTTCCAGCTATGTTAAAGAGCCTAGCTAGTAAATCTAGAGTAAAAAAAGCCTGAACAGGTTCAGTCCGCTCAGGCCTTTTTACTTCCTTTTTTATTAAAAAATGCAGTCAACCGTATAACCATAAATTCTGCAAAAGGAAAGTCCAAACTTTCGCAATCGAGGCGAATATGGTAAAATAGAACAGTATTCTGAAAATAGTAGTACCTATTTAGGGCAACGATTTTTACATGAAAGGGTGGCTAGGGATGGCAAAGATCTTGATCGCACCAGGTCGCTATGTGCAGGGACCAGGTGTGCTTAAAGAAGCAGGGGAGCAGCTAAAAGGTTTTGGTAAAAAGCTCTTTATTTGTGGTGATGCTTTTACAATTAATCTGACCCAGGACACCTTGAATCAATCTGTGCAAGCGGCTGGTCTGGAACCTTCCTATGAGCAATTTAATGGAGAATGTTCTTTTAATGAGATTGAACGATTAATCGGAAAAGCGCAGGATCTCCGAGCCGATGTTATCGTTGCTGTCGGTGGTGGAAAAGTCATTGACGCAGGCAAAGCTGTAGCGATGAAGATGGGTCTTCCTGTGGCAGTCATTCCTACGATTGCAGCGACTGATGCGCCTTGTAGTGCCTTGTCTGTTATCTATACAGAAGAAGGTGTTGTTGAGCATTACCTGATTACACCGGCAAACCCCAATCTAGTTCTTGTTGATACAGCGATTATTGCCAAGGCGCCAGTCCGCTTTTTGGTAGCTGGCATGGGAGATGCGCTAGCTACTTGGTTTGAAGCTGATTCTGCTTCACGAACCAACTCTAAAAATATGCCCGGTGGACTTACTACAGTTACAGCGTTAAGCCTTGCTCGCCTTAGCTATGACACTTTATTGGAGTATGGTGAAATGGCCAAAGAAGCGGTACAAGCTGGTGCGGTCACCGAGGCAGTAGATCGTATTGTTGAAGCCAACACGTTACTCAGTGGTTTAGGCTTTGAAAGTGGCGGGTTAGCGGCTGCCCACGCCATTCACGATGGTTTAACTGTTTTAGAAGAGACCCACCACTACTATCATGGTGAAAAAGTCTCTTTTGGTGTATTAACGCACATTGTATTAGAAGGTCGTAGACCCGATCAAATTGAGGAGGTTCTCGACTTCTGTTCGCGAGTAGGACTTCCAGTGACACTTGCTGAAATTGGTGTGACGGATCCAACACCAGAAAAAATAAGAGCTGTCGCTGAAAAAGCTTGCGCAAAAGGATCGAGCATTTATAACATGCCTGTACCGATATCCGTTCAAGCTGTAGAAGATGCGATTTTAGGTGCTGATGCCATAGGACGAGCATTTAAGAAAAAGTTCGGGGTTTAATCCCGAGCTTTTTCATTTCTTGTGAGACCTTCTTTTTTATCCTTACCTTTACGCTGTCGCTATCGTGTTTTTTTTGCTCAAAAAAAGTTGAAAAAAATCTACAATTAGAAAAAAATACCTTTGACTTACGGCTGAGTAGATGATACAGTATACATCGTGCTCGGGCACAGAGATGAACGAAAAGGCTAACACTAAGCCAGCGTAGCTCAATCGGTAGAGCAACTGACTTGTAATCAGTAGGTTGCGGGTTCAATTCCTGTCGCTGGCTCCATCTTTACTATACAATTTTATTTGCGGTCGTGGCGGAATTGGCAGACGCACTGGATTTAGGTTCCAGCGGGCAACCGTGGAGGTTCAAGTCCTCTCGACCGCACCACTTGCGGAAGTGGCTCAGTGGTAGAGCATCGCCTTGCCAAGGCGAGGGTCGCGAGTTCGAATCTCGTCTTCCGCTCCATTGCTACTTTCATTAATGTAGCATCAGAACCAACACTTACAGCACTTAAGATGGACGATTTGGTATGCTTTGTTTTAACGGCGAAGTTGCCAAAAAGAACCAGTAGACAAAACGATGACAAACATGATACTATGTATTTCCGCCCAACGAGAGGGCAAAACAAACCGGTCCTTGAAAATCAAACAGTTGTAAACAAGTCAAGCGTGCGAAAATGTCGAAGCTTTCGGGCTTGCGACAAACCAATCAATTCTGAGAACTTTTGCAGATTCGGTGATGGTTATTCGGAACCTTCATTATAAATGCAAAAGTTATCAAAAAGAAGTCAATTAAGAGCTTTATCAGGCTCACCCATATATAAGGAATGCAAAGGAAGTTAACCGCTGACGCCATTTATGGCGCAGCGAACTCCAAAACATCCTTTTTTGGAGAGTTTGATCCTGGCTCAGGACGAACGCTGGCGGCATGCCTAACACATGCAAGTCGAACGGAGCAGATAAGTAGCTTGCTACTTTGCGATGTCGGCTCATCGCATCCTGGGGCGTGAAGTAGGTCCCAAGGGTTGGGCGTGTTCGCCCATTAAAGCGGTACGTGAGCTGGGTTCAGAACGTCGTGAGACAGTTCGGTCCCTATCCATCGCAGGCGAAGGAAGTTTGACGGGAGCTGCCCCTAGTACGAGAGGACCGGGGTGGACCGACCGCTGGTGTACCAGTTGTGTTGCCAAATGCAGCGCTGGGTAGCCAAGTCGGGACCGGATAAGC containing:
- a CDS encoding glycerol dehydrogenase; this encodes MAKILIAPGRYVQGPGVLKEAGEQLKGFGKKLFICGDAFTINLTQDTLNQSVQAAGLEPSYEQFNGECSFNEIERLIGKAQDLRADVIVAVGGGKVIDAGKAVAMKMGLPVAVIPTIAATDAPCSALSVIYTEEGVVEHYLITPANPNLVLVDTAIIAKAPVRFLVAGMGDALATWFEADSASRTNSKNMPGGLTTVTALSLARLSYDTLLEYGEMAKEAVQAGAVTEAVDRIVEANTLLSGLGFESGGLAAAHAIHDGLTVLEETHHYYHGEKVSFGVLTHIVLEGRRPDQIEEVLDFCSRVGLPVTLAEIGVTDPTPEKIRAVAEKACAKGSSIYNMPVPISVQAVEDAILGADAIGRAFKKKFGV